The window CCCAAGAAATGAAGACTGAATTGGGTGTTGCTGCTGCTTTTGAATTGAGTTGGCGACGGTTGCGAGAAAATGCCCAACATTTAGGCTGTGTTCTGAGTTTATTTGCTTTAGCTCCAATTCCTTGGGAGTTGGTGGAGGGGATAACAATAAATAATGAGGCTCAAAATTGGAAACAAGCCAGACGTGAGTTGTTACAGTTACATCTAGTTCAGCCTAAAGGTGACGGAACTTATCAACTTCATCCTCTATTGCGGGAGTTTTTTCAAGATAAGCTGGAAGATTTAGAGCAGAAAGAAGAATTTAAGCGAAGTTTTTGCGGAGTTATGGTAACAGTTGCTAAAAATATTCCTGAAATTCCCATTCTTGAGCAAATTAAGAATGTCGCCCCAGCAGTACGTCATTTAGAAGAAGTAGCAAACAATCTCATTCAGTATGTCAGCGATGATCATTTAATTTGGCCATTTATTGGCAATGCTCGATTTTACGAAGGTCAGGGATTGTATGATAAAGCAGTACCTTGGCGTGAGTCGTGTCTAGAAATCACTAGAAAACGCTTGGGAGAAGAACATCCAGATGTCGCCACTAGCCTCAACAACCTTGCGAAACTCTACCGTTCCCAAGGTAGATACAGCGAAGCCGAACCCCTTTACATCAAAGCTTTGGAACTTAGGCGCAAACTGCTGGGAGAAGAACATCTAGATGTCGCAGAAACCCTCAACAACCTAGCGGTACTCTACCGTTTGCAAGGCAGATACAGCAAAGCCGAACCCCTTTACATCAAAGCTTTGGAACTCAGGCGCAAGCTGCTGGGAGATGAACATCCAGATGTCGTACAAAGCCTCAATAACCTAGCGGTACTCTATAGTTTCCAAAGCAGATACAGCGAAGCAGAATCCCTTTACATCAAAGCTTTGAAACTCAGGCGCAAACTGCTGGAAGAAGAACATCCAGATGTCGCACAAAGCCTCCATAACCTAGCGGGACTCTACAACTTACAAAACAGATACAGCGAAGCCGAACCCTTTGCTATCCAAGCTTTGGCACTCTACCGCAAGCTATTGGGATATGAACATCCATTTGTTGCACAAAGCCTCAACAACCTTGCGTTAATTTACAGTTTGCAAAGCAAATACAGCGAAGCCGAACCCCTTTTGAACGAAGCCTTAGAACTCACGCGCAAGCTGCTGGGAGATGAACATCCAGATGTCGCACAAACCCTCAATAACCTCGCATTACTCTACAACTTACAAAACAGATACAGCGAAGCCGAACCCCTTTACATCCAAGCTTTGGAACTCAAACGCAAGCTACTGGGAGATGAACATCCAGATATCGCCACTAACCTCAATAACCTAGCGTATCTCTACCGTGACCAAGGCAGATACAGCGAAGGAGAAACCCTTTTCATCGAAGCTTTGGCACTCAGGCGCAAGCTGCTGGGAGATGAACATCCAGATGTCGCACACAGCCTCAAGAATTTAGCCGCACTCTACTGTGACCAAGGCAAATACAGTGAGGCGGAAGCCTTATACATACAAGCATTAGATATTTTTGAGCGTCGATTAGGCGCAAATCATCCTAATACTGTTGCGGTGCGTCAAAGTTTAGCAGATTTGCGCGACTCTTGAAAACCACAACAGTAATTTTGAGTCTCAGATCATGATTTTATCTCGCGCAAAGGCGCAAGGGCTTTGTTTTAAATGAGAATGTTCTTGTTCTGAAGTCGGAGTTTCATGTTCGGAAGTCGGAGTTTCGTGTTCTGAACTTGGAGTTTTGTGTTCTGAAGTCGGAGTTTTGTGTTCCGAACTCGAAGTTTTGTGTTCTGAAGTGAAATGATGGTGTTCTGAAGGCGATCGCTCTACCTTTTTACTCAAAGTTTCGTGTTCGTAAGTACAATGATGGTGTTGTGAAGGCGATCGCTCTACCTTTTTACTCAAAGTTTCGTGTTCGCAAGTACAATGATGGTGTTGTAAAGGCGATCGCTCCACTTATTTACTCGAAGTTTCGTGTTCGCAGGTGCAATGATGGTGTTATGAGGGCGATGTCTGACGACAAGCCGCCAGCGTCTACGCTCCTGTTCAAAGTATAAAACGAGAGGCGATCGCTTACAAGGGTCATGGTGGAGAGTAAAATTAGCTTACTTCAATGGTGCGATCGCTCTCACTTTTCATCTCATCAATGGCTTTCTTGAGTTCATCTTTGGTCAATCTGTAATTAAATGTCATACAGTAGATTCGATGTTTATAAGGTACAGCAACTGATTGAAAAAAGTAATGAGTAATGAATAATGAGTCAGAAATTTACTTATTACTCATGGTGTACCGCACTTACTTCAAAAGTGCGGTAAATTCTAATGCAATGCAATTATGCTTGAGCTTTACTGTATTGATCCTATGTAGTTAATTGAGGGTTGGACTCTACCAGAAGTTGAAATGAATTAACCTTTTTTCGTTAAGAATGTTCACAATTTTCATTTCAGCTTAATTCTTCTAGTAGAGGATAGAGCTAATGAGAAATGCTTATACTGCAATTACCAAGCAATGAATTAATAAGCCCATAGTTTCACAGCAGCTATGGGCTGTTTCTTCTGTTTTTACTTATCTTTATTTCGGCATACACCAAAAGAAATGGCAACGATGGAACTACCACTTCAGGCTATGAATAATTAATGCTGATGATAGATTGGTTGTACATATTGAACTTGTTAATCTGTAATTGTCAGAAAAAACATTAATACAAACAAAAAACATTATGAACATTCTTGCTTGGATTATCTTAGGCTTAATTGCTGGTGCTATTGCTAAAGCTATCTACCCTGGGCATCAAGGTGGCGGTATTCTGGGAACAATTTTGTTAGGTATTATCGGTGCGTTTATTGGTGGTAGCTTAGGAGTATTTTTCAGTACGGGAAATTTTGCCCTCGCGGCTCCAACTCTTAGTATACCTGGTATTTTAGTGGCAGTTTTGGGTGCAATTATCGCTGTCTTTTTGTGGAATTTGTTAACTCGTCGCAGTGCTGTTTAATTGATGTAATTGACTGTAATTTATATTAAATTTCAGGAAGTTGATTTTACTATTTTTTCCTGAATTTATTTGAAAAATAATAGCGTTAGTTTTAAATAAACTAACGCTATTTTAGCTTGTATTGGTAAATCAATAAACCCCACTGTCAAAATTTTGGTGGTTTGGGCAGTGAGGATTGATACAGCAGTTTATGATACAAGCGGTAACTTAAAATACTGAATTAACCAAGCGATCGCCTGACATTCTAAAACCTACCATTCCCTTGAATAATATGCTTGACGGTGGTCAAGGTTTCCAAGCTAATAAATCCGCGACGGTGGCCTTTTTGGTTAGACATCCCTAAGAATATTGAGTCACCCCGTGAAGGGTTGCGTGAAAATCTAGGGGAAGTGTTGATGTAGGTGGAGGCGCTATTCACGCCGAGGGCAAACTGTCGGCTTTCTTGATAAGATTCAGTCACAATACAATCAGCATGACCGCTACTGTATTGGTTAATCCAGGCGATCGCAGCTTCTAAGCTATCCACTAGTTTAAACGCAACCGTCTTAGTTAAGTAGGGACTACCCCATTCGCTATCTTTGGCTAGTTGCAGTTGGGGAAAGGCTTCGACTAACTCTGCATCACCTTTGATTTCAAAGCCTTTCTCTTTCAAACTATTCCACAGTACCGACAGCGATGATGGCATAGCTTGGCGGTGAATTAAGACTTTTTCGATCGCATTTACCGGGTCTGGTTCGCTTTGATGGCTATCGAGAATCATCCAGCGTACCATCTCTAAGCTGCCATTGAGCGACCAGTACAGGTAACAGTTACCCATTGCGGATTTTAGCACTGGACAAGTGGCTTGTCGCATGACCTGCTGCACTAAGCTGGAGCGTCCGTAGGGGATGACTAAATTGAGGTACTGGTCTTGGGTAACTAAATCCCGCACAGAAGCACCATGTTCTGTGGTGACTAGTTCTACGCAACCAGGTGGTAGTCCTACTTCTTCCACGGCATTTTGCAGTACTTCAGCGATCGCAGCGTTAGAATGACTGGCTTCTGTACTACCTTTAAGGATGATACTATTGCCAGTTTTAATGCACAAACCTGCGGCGATCGCACCTAAATCGGGAAATGCCTCATAAACAAAAGCAATTACTCCCAAAGCCATCAATTGCGAGTAACTTTGAGAGTCTTCTGGTTGATAGTCAGCATTCCTCACCCGCCGCAGAGGATCTGATAGTTCACCCAAGCGCCGCAGTATTTCGACGGTGGTTTCTAGACGTGTGGGGGTGAGTTTTAGCCAATCTAAAATCAACTCTGGTACAGCCATTTCTTTACTAGCTTCTAAATCCAGAGTATTGGCTTCTAAAATATCATCAAAAGACCTTTCTAGCGCCTGCGCCATTGCCAACACAGCCCGACTGCGGTCTACTCCCTTGGTCAAACCCAACTTCAGGGAAGCCTGAAAAGCGCGTTTGGCGCTTTTCATTGGTTCAGGATAATCTTGTACAACTTCAACGGTCATTGGGTTAACGTCGGTAGGTAAGCCAGACCATGAGTGCTGGCAGAATAGCTAATATCACTGCCACTATTGCCCAAGCAACAATGCTGGAACCTTTGGCTAATTTCAATGCTAATGGTAGCCAAATAATCACTAGCACAAAAATAATGCCAAGGGCGATGGGCAGATAGCTTTCTCCCAAGCGGGGATGAACAACATGCCAAGCATTTCCCGTCCAGCGCCAAGACCGCTTGTAGGGATAAGTGGTCGAAAGTTGTTCGAGGATATGCCCATTATCTTGGACAACAAAGATTTGCTGACAGCGATCGCAGCCAAATGCTTCTGTAAGGGTAATCGGAACTAACCGTCCCCTACGGCGACAGGGACAGGGATATTCCTGGTTAAAGTCAATTTTTTCTGGTTTTTGATGATGCACAAGCGTTCTACTAACTTGAGCGTGTTTTTCATAAGTTGGAGATTTCCTTTCCCGGCTAAATGCCTTGGGAATTGGTTCATCTCACAAGCAACTGTTTATATAAATAGCGAAGTCAGGTAAATACTGCCATCATTAACAACAGCGTTGATTCCCAATTTTAAAAAAATAGGTATATGTATCTGTTGTCTGGTGCTGTAGCTGGCAATCTTGTTGCAAAATTTCCGGCTGTGCATCTGTGGCTTTCAAAGTAATATCGTCCAACTTGTGGGGCATTTATTGTGCTTACATATCTAATACAATTCTAAGCTTACGCCGCAACCACTAGGAAAACCAACTGTTGCCCAAGGCTACGTTGACAACCTAGTAATTTTTCTGGGAACACTTTTTAAATTCTACCGAGCATGAAACAGAAAGCAGGATATTTTTTTCCTGATTTTCGTTCACTTAATCAAAAACATCATCGGCTAAAGCTTATTACCTTCAACCAATTGATAACTTATAATTTAACTTTTTTTAGAGCGGGTAACGCGATTCGAACGCGCGACATCAACCTTGGCAAGGTTGCGCTCTACCACTGAGCTATACCCGCAAACTTCACATTTACTATACTGTCAGATATTTTTTGATTTGTCAACCCCTAAGTTTTAGTCAATGGTTATTTGTCATTTGTCATTTGTGCTTTATTATTAGACGATTGACTGTTGACCATTGACCATTGACCATTGACTACTGACTGTTAACGATGGACTCTTGACCTGGAGCAGCAGGTAAAGGCTGGGGATTTAAAGTGTACGTCTCTGTGAGGTTAGAGCGTAACTTCCGCATCAGGCTGGCCATTTCTAGAGCGTTCATGGCATAATCCCAGCCATGATTCGCTTTAATTCCTGCCCTTTCTAGGGCTTGCTGCATTGTATCTACTGTCAAAATGCCAAAAATTACCGGAACTCCGGTTTGAAAGCTGGCGGCGGCAATGCCTTTGGCTACTTCCGAAGACACATAATCAAAGTGGGGCGTTTGTCCGCGAATAACTGCACCCAAACAAATGATCGCATCATAACGCTGGGAAAGTGCTAGTTGACGGGCAACAATTGGCACTTCAAAACTTCCCGGAACCCAAACATAATCGACTTGATTACCGTGGGGGTTGGGGTCTACACCATGACGTTTTAAGCAATCTTGACATCCTTCCACCAGCTTTGCAGTAACCAGGTCATTAAATCGACCAATCACCACCGCAAAACGCAAGGGTTCAGTTTGAGTAAAAGTTCCCTCAAAAACTGCCATGACTGCCTCTTAATCAACTATACTCTTGTCAATATACATTTCTTCTCTGCCGATGGTTGAGATGAAGCGCACAATTATTAGGAAAGTGCTAAGTTTTGAGTGCTGAGTGCTGAGTTTATTTCTGCGATATCTACCAGAAATGAGAAAAAAGGTAAATAAAACCATTTACCTTTTTCTTTTGCTATTAGCTATATCTTAATTTTCTGAGACTGTTGTCAAGAGCCTAGACTACAAAAAAGTTTAATATACCAACCACCACTACTAGGGCAATCCAAACTCCAGAACCTAGCCACAATAATCTTTTCGATTCCACCCAACTTTGTGGGGTAGCATAGGCAACAGGAACGCCAACAACCAGTACAAAAGACATCAAAACA is drawn from Aulosira sp. FACHB-615 and contains these coding sequences:
- a CDS encoding glutamate-5-semialdehyde dehydrogenase translates to MTVEVVQDYPEPMKSAKRAFQASLKLGLTKGVDRSRAVLAMAQALERSFDDILEANTLDLEASKEMAVPELILDWLKLTPTRLETTVEILRRLGELSDPLRRVRNADYQPEDSQSYSQLMALGVIAFVYEAFPDLGAIAAGLCIKTGNSIILKGSTEASHSNAAIAEVLQNAVEEVGLPPGCVELVTTEHGASVRDLVTQDQYLNLVIPYGRSSLVQQVMRQATCPVLKSAMGNCYLYWSLNGSLEMVRWMILDSHQSEPDPVNAIEKVLIHRQAMPSSLSVLWNSLKEKGFEIKGDAELVEAFPQLQLAKDSEWGSPYLTKTVAFKLVDSLEAAIAWINQYSSGHADCIVTESYQESRQFALGVNSASTYINTSPRFSRNPSRGDSIFLGMSNQKGHRRGFISLETLTTVKHIIQGNGRF
- the psbZ gene encoding photosystem II reaction center protein PsbZ encodes the protein MTIIFQFALVALVLMSFVLVVGVPVAYATPQSWVESKRLLWLGSGVWIALVVVVGILNFFVV
- a CDS encoding GlsB/YeaQ/YmgE family stress response membrane protein produces the protein MNILAWIILGLIAGAIAKAIYPGHQGGGILGTILLGIIGAFIGGSLGVFFSTGNFALAAPTLSIPGILVAVLGAIIAVFLWNLLTRRSAV
- a CDS encoding tetratricopeptide repeat protein, giving the protein MARVSYGDEVEARVRKLLERFLAYANNELEDGELYKIALNWETPQQVIVRTQLRVLAELSVLTKEEVREALKRLEDFVNILEDLRVQKRGSEEWYFRLKLWHDKSDKHANLQKFDAEWQSRREELPGVQREKAKKTQSSPTRYENLPFSGVVEFVGRETELQNLHRLLRENQQVAIAAIAGMGGVGKTELALQYANSHRVTYQGGICWLSALQDVGVQLVDFARNKLLLNIPDDLDLVGRVQHCLTKWTEGEVLLVIDNVTNYRDEVRCYLDSVPSRFKQLITTREKLQPPIVRLDLDVLTPIAAMQLLKSIVGRERLRREALVARRLCKWLGYLPLGLELVGRYLLGDEELSLAEMLQDLENERLKNPALVEVPQEMKTELGVAAAFELSWRRLRENAQHLGCVLSLFALAPIPWELVEGITINNEAQNWKQARRELLQLHLVQPKGDGTYQLHPLLREFFQDKLEDLEQKEEFKRSFCGVMVTVAKNIPEIPILEQIKNVAPAVRHLEEVANNLIQYVSDDHLIWPFIGNARFYEGQGLYDKAVPWRESCLEITRKRLGEEHPDVATSLNNLAKLYRSQGRYSEAEPLYIKALELRRKLLGEEHLDVAETLNNLAVLYRLQGRYSKAEPLYIKALELRRKLLGDEHPDVVQSLNNLAVLYSFQSRYSEAESLYIKALKLRRKLLEEEHPDVAQSLHNLAGLYNLQNRYSEAEPFAIQALALYRKLLGYEHPFVAQSLNNLALIYSLQSKYSEAEPLLNEALELTRKLLGDEHPDVAQTLNNLALLYNLQNRYSEAEPLYIQALELKRKLLGDEHPDIATNLNNLAYLYRDQGRYSEGETLFIEALALRRKLLGDEHPDVAHSLKNLAALYCDQGKYSEAEALYIQALDIFERRLGANHPNTVAVRQSLADLRDS
- the ribH gene encoding 6,7-dimethyl-8-ribityllumazine synthase; this translates as MAVFEGTFTQTEPLRFAVVIGRFNDLVTAKLVEGCQDCLKRHGVDPNPHGNQVDYVWVPGSFEVPIVARQLALSQRYDAIICLGAVIRGQTPHFDYVSSEVAKGIAAASFQTGVPVIFGILTVDTMQQALERAGIKANHGWDYAMNALEMASLMRKLRSNLTETYTLNPQPLPAAPGQESIVNSQ